Proteins encoded in a region of the Candidatus Obscuribacterales bacterium genome:
- a CDS encoding trypsin-like peptidase domain-containing protein, with the protein MTFLPIPMKHLLRHRVAFGLLSTTAAIALHSLDMAMPIDLLNLSRFGQPTASALAQNVEEETRVRIYRDASPAVVSIEAGNSTGSGSIISADGLVLTNAHVVGSTSTVTVILSDGQRIQGDVIAYAEDGLDLAAIRLRGQSNLPTLPLAPPGSVAVGQSAFAIGNPFGQFQNTFTVGIVSRIDPERGMIQTDAAINRGNSGGPLLNSQGQLIGVNTAIFTAGEGGNIGIGFAISSDRVQPFLTAVREGRAPTVAQRPNNTGSRPAERITVNGAATSGQLDTSSNVLPFDNSYFNVYNFDGRAGQRIVIDMNSNDFDTYLVLLDPNGVDIMQDDDGGGGTNSRIEMTLPASGTYTIFANSYQPGETGRYSLRLQESGSNASTSRPSPSNGLIVNEQGRLGPGSLVLQEDGSYYQEHSFYGTSGQTVTISMESNEFDTYLILLGPNGELVDQNDDAGPNTLNSRIVTTLPRTGTYVILANSYDNTGQGRYTLTVR; encoded by the coding sequence ATGACCTTTTTACCGATTCCCATGAAACACTTACTGCGCCACCGTGTTGCCTTCGGTCTTCTGTCCACCACAGCAGCGATCGCTCTGCATAGCCTTGATATGGCCATGCCTATCGATCTACTCAACCTAAGCCGCTTTGGGCAACCTACGGCATCAGCCCTTGCCCAAAATGTGGAAGAGGAAACCCGAGTACGGATCTATCGAGATGCAAGTCCAGCCGTTGTGTCCATTGAGGCCGGCAATAGCACTGGCAGCGGCAGTATTATCAGCGCAGATGGTCTGGTGCTCACCAATGCCCATGTGGTGGGATCGACCAGTACGGTCACCGTCATTTTGTCAGACGGGCAGCGCATCCAAGGAGATGTGATCGCCTATGCTGAAGACGGCCTGGATTTGGCAGCCATTCGCCTGCGAGGGCAAAGCAATTTACCAACCCTTCCCCTAGCCCCACCTGGATCGGTGGCTGTCGGTCAATCTGCGTTTGCCATTGGTAACCCCTTCGGCCAATTCCAAAATACCTTCACCGTGGGCATCGTCAGCCGCATTGATCCCGAGCGCGGCATGATTCAAACCGATGCGGCTATCAACCGGGGCAACTCTGGCGGGCCGTTGCTCAACAGCCAAGGACAGCTCATCGGCGTCAACACAGCAATTTTCACCGCAGGAGAAGGCGGCAATATCGGCATCGGCTTTGCCATTTCTAGCGATCGCGTTCAGCCCTTTCTCACCGCCGTGCGGGAAGGACGAGCCCCCACCGTCGCCCAGCGCCCTAACAACACCGGCAGTCGCCCCGCCGAACGCATCACCGTGAACGGCGCGGCCACCAGCGGACAACTCGATACCAGCAGTAACGTTTTACCCTTTGACAATAGCTACTTCAACGTCTACAACTTTGACGGGCGAGCTGGGCAGCGCATCGTCATCGACATGAACAGTAATGACTTTGATACCTACCTCGTTTTGCTAGACCCCAACGGTGTCGATATCATGCAAGACGATGATGGTGGTGGTGGCACCAATTCCAGAATTGAAATGACCCTGCCCGCCAGCGGCACCTATACGATCTTCGCCAATTCCTATCAGCCTGGCGAAACCGGACGCTATAGCCTGCGGTTGCAAGAATCTGGCTCCAACGCATCCACTAGCCGTCCCAGTCCCAGCAATGGCTTGATTGTGAATGAACAAGGACGGCTAGGCCCCGGCTCGCTGGTGTTGCAAGAAGATGGCAGCTACTATCAAGAGCATTCTTTCTATGGCACGTCTGGGCAGACCGTGACCATTTCCATGGAAAGCAATGAATTTGATACCTATCTCATCCTGCTGGGGCCCAATGGAGAACTGGTTGACCAAAATGATGATGCAGGGCCCAATACCCTCAACTCACGCATTGTCACCACCCTGCCACGCACCGGCACCTATGTGATTTTGGCTAATTCCTACGACAACACGGGACAAGGGCGCTATACCCTCACCGTTCGCTAA
- a CDS encoding succinate dehydrogenase/fumarate reductase iron-sulfur subunit — MQVQFNILRQGLQPRSYMQSFTLDIDPGSTILDCLNQIKWQQDGSLAFRKNCRNTICGSCSMRINGRSALACKENVRSELARLEAIQASQGSDRSPSDALPTITVAPLGNLPVLKDLIVDMAPFWDSLEAVDPYVSTSSRQVPEREFLQSPEERDRLNQNGNCILCGACYSECNALEVNPDFVGPHALAKAARLVLDARDDTTEARLDAYNDGNQGVWGCTRCQLCNSVCPMDVAPMDQIGRVKQQILDRKDASDSRSVRHRKVLVELVKQGGWIDERKFGIQVVGNSFRDLPGLLSLGPLGLRMLASGKLPLTFEASEGQAQVRSLIEAVEQLEAESPVS, encoded by the coding sequence ATGCAGGTTCAATTCAATATTCTCCGCCAAGGGCTGCAGCCCCGTTCTTATATGCAGTCGTTTACTCTGGATATCGATCCAGGTAGTACGATTCTGGACTGCTTGAATCAGATCAAGTGGCAGCAGGACGGTAGTTTGGCCTTTCGCAAAAATTGCCGGAATACCATCTGCGGTAGCTGCAGTATGCGGATTAACGGGCGATCGGCCTTGGCCTGTAAGGAAAATGTGCGCAGTGAGTTGGCTCGCTTGGAGGCCATTCAAGCCAGTCAAGGGAGCGATCGCTCCCCTAGTGACGCACTGCCTACGATCACGGTTGCACCGTTGGGAAATTTGCCGGTGCTCAAAGACTTGATTGTGGACATGGCTCCCTTCTGGGATAGCCTGGAGGCAGTGGATCCCTACGTGAGTACTAGCAGCCGTCAGGTGCCGGAGCGGGAATTTTTGCAGAGTCCTGAGGAGCGCGATCGCCTCAACCAAAACGGTAACTGTATCCTTTGCGGCGCTTGCTATTCGGAGTGCAATGCGCTGGAGGTCAACCCTGATTTTGTGGGCCCCCATGCCTTAGCCAAGGCTGCCCGCTTGGTGCTCGATGCGCGGGATGATACGACGGAAGCTCGCCTAGATGCTTATAACGATGGCAATCAAGGCGTTTGGGGCTGCACCCGCTGCCAGTTGTGCAATAGTGTCTGTCCCATGGATGTAGCTCCTATGGATCAAATTGGGCGCGTAAAGCAGCAAATTTTGGATCGCAAGGATGCTAGCGATAGCCGTTCGGTGCGCCATCGCAAGGTACTCGTCGAGTTGGTGAAGCAGGGCGGCTGGATTGATGAGCGCAAGTTTGGCATTCAGGTGGTGGGCAATTCCTTCCGCGATCTGCCGGGACTGTTGAGTTTGGGGCCTCTGGGGTTGCGGATGTTAGCCAGTGGCAAACTACCCCTGACCTTTGAAGCATCAGAGGGCCAGGCCCAGGTGCGATCGCTGATAGAAGCGGTGGAACAGTTAGAAGCCGAGTCGCCGGTCTCCTGA
- a CDS encoding chlorophyll a/b-binding protein produces the protein MTSQPDSPDTVPAESVAESAEPLAPTPAFGWTAYAEQINGRFAMLGFIVLLLIELATRQDLFSWLGLR, from the coding sequence ATGACCTCCCAACCCGATTCTCCAGATACTGTCCCCGCTGAATCCGTTGCTGAATCCGCTGAACCCCTTGCGCCAACGCCCGCCTTTGGCTGGACAGCCTACGCTGAACAGATCAATGGCCGCTTTGCCATGCTGGGCTTCATCGTGCTGCTGTTGATTGAGCTAGCCACCCGCCAAGATCTTTTCTCTTGGCTAGGGTTGCGGTAA